Proteins found in one Blastocatellia bacterium genomic segment:
- a CDS encoding GntR family transcriptional regulator → MQLKNRKVPLYYQLESILRDKITSGELRPGDRLPTEAQLSREYGVSRITVRQALAALVDDGLIERRQGSGTFVLQQTPLRGATPLTGFIEDLIAMGVETSVRVLDVEVVDSTAQEASKLGLAPGTPIFQIKRLRYYHNTPFSYVLIYLPEPIGRKLSIEDLTKGSLLKILEDKQHVQLGEAFQVISAALADGHVASLLETNIGAPLLSIERTVYTQKGDPIQYVKTYYRSDMYYYTVRLARARKGRARRWVHQ, encoded by the coding sequence ATGCAACTGAAAAACAGAAAAGTTCCGCTCTATTATCAACTGGAAAGCATCTTGCGCGATAAGATTACCTCCGGTGAGTTGAGGCCAGGTGATCGTCTACCGACAGAAGCTCAATTGAGCCGTGAGTACGGGGTCAGTCGCATCACGGTGCGCCAGGCCTTAGCCGCGCTGGTGGACGACGGGTTGATTGAGCGCCGTCAAGGCTCTGGCACCTTTGTGTTGCAGCAAACACCATTGCGGGGCGCGACGCCATTGACGGGATTCATCGAAGACCTGATTGCGATGGGGGTTGAAACAAGCGTCCGCGTTTTGGATGTCGAGGTGGTGGACTCAACAGCCCAGGAGGCCAGTAAGCTAGGATTGGCGCCAGGCACGCCCATCTTTCAGATCAAGCGGCTCCGGTATTATCACAACACCCCGTTTAGTTACGTCTTGATTTACCTGCCAGAGCCAATAGGACGGAAGTTGTCCATCGAAGACCTGACCAAAGGTTCATTGCTCAAAATCCTCGAAGACAAGCAGCACGTTCAATTGGGCGAGGCGTTTCAGGTCATTAGCGCAGCGTTGGCTGATGGGCACGTTGCCAGCTTACTGGAAACGAACATCGGCGCTCCGCTGCTGTCAATTGAGCGGACTGTCTACACGCAGAAGGGCGACCCGATTCAATACGTCAAGACTTACTATCGCAGCGATATGTACTATTACACCGTCCGATTGGCCCGTGCGCGC
- a CDS encoding DUF3386 domain-containing protein, with amino-acid sequence MSRANPFQRNPKHEIRNPKCFGFRIWDFGFPLAGAVVGFALSVCVALMVTLIAAVRATQPTESPIKVDIASYFPIELGRTWTYTWHVQFADGRKEMVIRTRSFEGPELLPSGYAYKFISDLGDYTYWSVQNKQLLLHGVIEPHRNIRLMLSPPVAVYSPEQAVGRPLSTTRTTDDGAGTQTWTTTIEGFEDVATPMGVFKNCLKIRLEMSGPTGRTKAVYAYAKQMGLVASSYQAWIGNRQQPELTVQSALKLAEVAGRSVSSVEQWEKVLAAPIVAAAPADDPEARKVFQQAYERLYRWPASFAGFQADFLLKRREGDQPMVGSVVVTPDYKVKVQCADKQAAQMVEHEMVQVVTHLKPRPFASEFQGATFTFGDRDPNLGARVDVTGGASRARSFRTKDGEITQIAHSFGRIRFLANHTSYMKTHERSLIPTAFSITYYSNETDQVISYTEFRDEYAQVGNFWLPRRRIKTETLKDKTTQLEIELTNHHVHNK; translated from the coding sequence ATGTCGCGAGCAAACCCATTCCAGAGAAATCCCAAGCACGAAATCCGAAATCCCAAATGTTTCGGATTTCGGATTTGGGATTTCGGATTTCCCCTGGCAGGGGCTGTAGTGGGTTTTGCGCTCTCCGTGTGTGTTGCGTTGATGGTCACGCTCATCGCCGCTGTAAGAGCTACTCAGCCGACGGAGTCGCCGATCAAGGTTGATATTGCTTCGTACTTCCCGATCGAGCTGGGTCGCACGTGGACCTATACGTGGCACGTGCAGTTTGCTGATGGGCGTAAAGAGATGGTGATTCGAACCAGGAGCTTTGAAGGGCCTGAGCTTCTGCCCAGCGGTTATGCTTACAAGTTCATCAGCGACTTAGGCGATTACACCTACTGGTCGGTGCAGAACAAGCAGTTGCTGCTGCACGGCGTGATTGAGCCTCATCGCAATATTCGGCTGATGCTCTCGCCGCCGGTTGCAGTCTATTCGCCTGAGCAGGCGGTTGGTCGGCCTTTGTCCACGACCCGCACAACCGATGATGGCGCGGGGACACAGACGTGGACGACCACGATCGAGGGATTTGAAGACGTCGCTACCCCGATGGGCGTTTTTAAGAACTGCTTGAAAATCCGCCTTGAGATGAGCGGTCCGACAGGGCGCACCAAAGCGGTTTACGCTTATGCAAAACAGATGGGGCTCGTCGCCTCCAGTTATCAAGCGTGGATTGGCAACCGGCAGCAGCCGGAGCTTACGGTTCAATCGGCGCTGAAACTGGCCGAGGTGGCAGGTCGCAGCGTTTCCTCGGTGGAGCAATGGGAGAAAGTCCTGGCTGCGCCGATAGTCGCCGCGGCGCCGGCCGATGATCCAGAAGCGCGCAAAGTGTTTCAACAGGCTTATGAGCGGTTATACCGCTGGCCCGCGTCGTTTGCTGGATTTCAGGCAGACTTCCTACTGAAGCGTCGAGAAGGCGATCAGCCAATGGTCGGCTCAGTGGTGGTGACGCCCGACTACAAGGTCAAGGTTCAATGCGCTGACAAGCAGGCCGCCCAGATGGTTGAACATGAAATGGTGCAGGTCGTCACGCATTTGAAGCCCAGGCCTTTCGCCTCTGAGTTTCAGGGCGCTACATTCACCTTTGGCGACCGCGATCCAAACTTGGGCGCCCGAGTGGACGTCACAGGCGGCGCCTCGCGAGCGCGGAGTTTTCGCACCAAGGATGGCGAGATTACGCAAATTGCCCACTCGTTCGGTCGGATTCGCTTTCTGGCCAATCATACCAGCTACATGAAGACGCACGAGCGGAGTTTAATTCCGACCGCTTTTAGCATTACCTACTATTCCAACGAGACGGATCAGGTGATTAGTTACACCGAGTTTCGGGACGAGTACGCGCAGGTCGGGAACTTCTGGCTTCCGCGTCGCCGGATAAAGACTGAAACGCTGAAAGACAAGACAACGCAACTGGAGATTGAACTCACGAATCATCACGTGCACAACAAATAG